The proteins below come from a single Parageobacillus thermoglucosidasius genomic window:
- a CDS encoding DUF423 domain-containing protein — MKTFVLLGAINAFLSVALGAFGAHGLEGKIPGHYLEVWKTGVQYQMFHALGLLAVGLLLGKFPNVGLLTTAGWIMFIGIVLFSGSLYVLSVTQIKPLGMITPFGGVSFLIAWALIGYAAVKAL; from the coding sequence TGAAAACGTTTGTGCTTCTTGGAGCGATTAACGCGTTTTTATCTGTGGCGCTTGGGGCATTTGGAGCGCATGGGCTAGAAGGAAAAATTCCGGGACATTACTTGGAAGTATGGAAAACGGGCGTGCAATACCAAATGTTTCACGCGCTCGGTTTGCTGGCCGTTGGGCTGTTGCTCGGTAAGTTTCCGAATGTTGGATTGTTGACGACAGCCGGGTGGATTATGTTTATCGGCATTGTGCTGTTTTCCGGAAGTTTGTATGTGTTAAGCGTGACGCAGATCAAGCCGCTCGGAATGATCACGCCGTTTGGCGGAGTTTCGTTTTTAATTGCGTGGGCGTTGATCGGATACGCGGCGGTGAAAGCATTATAA
- the gerQ gene encoding spore coat protein GerQ: MSANSYENTFLEDERQQPYFYYPYLYGGYMFPQAYYPTAYPYSQQPLTAAAPAFGTQAPSFAAQTPTTAIQPSIPGMLPIEQSYIENILRLNKGKTATVYMTFENNREWNAKIFRGIIEAAGRDHLILSEPQTGRRYLLPMIYLDYIVFEGEIAYEYPFAGATAELSTYSPR, encoded by the coding sequence ATGTCCGCTAACTCGTACGAAAATACGTTTTTGGAAGATGAACGCCAACAACCTTATTTTTATTATCCGTATCTTTATGGAGGATACATGTTCCCGCAAGCATATTATCCAACCGCTTATCCATACTCCCAGCAGCCACTAACGGCGGCAGCTCCTGCATTCGGCACACAAGCACCTTCTTTCGCAGCGCAAACACCGACAACAGCCATCCAGCCGTCCATCCCCGGCATGCTTCCAATTGAACAATCATACATTGAAAACATTTTGCGCCTGAACAAAGGAAAGACAGCTACTGTATATATGACGTTCGAAAACAACCGGGAATGGAACGCGAAAATATTCCGCGGCATCATCGAAGCGGCCGGTCGTGACCATTTGATCTTAAGCGAACCGCAAACGGGAAGGCGCTACTTATTGCCGATGATTTACCTTGATTACATCGTGTTTGAAGGGGAAATCGCCTACGAATATCCGTTTGCCGGCGCGACTGCTGAATTAAGCACCTATTCTCCGCGATAA
- a CDS encoding cell wall hydrolase encodes MAVVACTDEEVRLLARLMRAEAEGDGKLGMLMVGNVGVNRCIADCLDFRGIRTIRQMVFQSPGGFEAVRKGYFYQRARDTDIQLARQVIRGWRYHPATNSLWFFKPAGECPPQWFNQWNAGRYKSHCFYAPSQSDCPRVY; translated from the coding sequence ATGGCTGTTGTGGCATGCACAGATGAAGAAGTGAGATTATTGGCAAGGCTGATGCGGGCGGAAGCAGAGGGCGACGGAAAACTTGGCATGTTAATGGTCGGAAACGTCGGAGTGAACCGCTGCATTGCCGATTGCCTTGATTTTCGGGGAATACGCACGATCCGCCAAATGGTGTTTCAAAGCCCGGGCGGGTTCGAGGCGGTACGGAAGGGTTATTTCTATCAAAGAGCGAGAGACACCGACATTCAATTAGCCCGTCAAGTGATTCGCGGCTGGCGGTACCATCCTGCGACAAACTCACTCTGGTTTTTTAAACCGGCAGGAGAGTGTCCGCCGCAATGGTTTAATCAATGGAACGCCGGCCGTTATAAGTCACATTGTTTTTATGCGCCGTCACAGAGTGATTGTCCAAGAGTATATTAA
- the hemQ gene encoding hydrogen peroxide-dependent heme synthase, giving the protein MSEAAQTLDGWYCLHDFRSVDWSAWKTLTSDEREAAIHEFLSLVQKWQETEDKQEGSHAIYTIVGQKADIMFMILRPTIEELNEIETALNKTKLAEYLVPTYSYVSVVELSNYLASGNEDPYQIPEVRRRLYPILPKTKHVCFYPMDKRRQGNDNWYMLSIEERRNLMRAHGMTGRKYAGKVTQIITGSIGLDDFEWGVTLFSDDALQFKKLVYEMRFDEVSARYGEFGSFFVGNRLTVEKVPLFFHV; this is encoded by the coding sequence ATGAGCGAAGCTGCACAAACACTCGATGGCTGGTATTGCCTTCACGACTTCCGCTCGGTCGATTGGAGCGCTTGGAAAACATTAACAAGCGATGAACGTGAAGCAGCCATTCATGAGTTTTTATCATTAGTCCAAAAATGGCAGGAAACAGAAGACAAACAAGAAGGCAGCCATGCGATTTATACAATCGTCGGGCAAAAAGCCGACATTATGTTTATGATTTTGCGGCCGACGATCGAAGAATTGAATGAAATCGAAACGGCACTTAACAAAACAAAGCTGGCCGAATATTTAGTGCCAACCTATTCTTATGTTTCTGTCGTCGAGCTAAGCAACTACTTAGCCTCTGGAAATGAGGACCCTTATCAAATTCCGGAAGTGCGCCGCCGTCTCTACCCAATTTTGCCGAAAACGAAACACGTTTGCTTCTATCCGATGGACAAGCGCCGGCAAGGCAATGATAACTGGTACATGCTTTCGATAGAAGAACGCCGCAATTTAATGCGCGCCCATGGCATGACAGGACGGAAATATGCCGGCAAAGTAACGCAAATTATCACTGGCTCCATCGGCTTAGATGATTTTGAATGGGGCGTTACATTATTCTCTGACGATGCATTGCAATTTAAAAAGCTCGTTTACGAAATGCGTTTTGACGAAGTGAGCGCCCGCTATGGGGAATTTGGGTCCTTCTTTGTCGGAAACCGTTTAACAGTAGAAAAAGTGCCGTTATTCTTCCATGTTTAA
- the pta gene encoding phosphate acetyltransferase produces the protein MSSDLFSTLKEKIAGKQRKIVFPEGLDERILTAVSRLANEQIVTPIVIGNEEAVKQKASELGLTLPNVEIIDPHQYGEMDKLVAAFVERRKGKVTEEAARKLLLDENYFGTMLVYMDKAHGLVSGAAHSTADTVRPALQIIKTKQGVRKTSGVFIMVRGDEKYVFADCAINIAPDSQDLAEIAVESANTAKMFDIEPRVAMLSFSTKGSAKSPETEKVVEAVRLAKEMAPDLVLDGEFQFDAAFVPSVAKKKAPDSVIQGDANVFIFPSLEAGNIGYKIAQRLGNFEAVGPILQGLNKPVNDLSRGCNAEDVYKLTLITAAQSL, from the coding sequence GTGAGCAGTGATTTATTTTCGACATTAAAAGAAAAAATAGCGGGAAAACAACGGAAAATCGTGTTTCCGGAAGGGCTTGATGAGCGTATTTTAACAGCGGTAAGCCGTCTGGCGAACGAGCAAATCGTCACGCCGATTGTCATTGGCAATGAAGAAGCGGTTAAGCAAAAAGCAAGCGAGCTTGGGCTGACGCTTCCGAATGTCGAAATCATTGATCCGCATCAGTACGGGGAAATGGACAAGCTTGTTGCGGCATTTGTCGAACGCCGCAAAGGGAAAGTGACGGAAGAAGCGGCGCGGAAGCTGCTTCTTGACGAAAATTATTTTGGCACCATGCTTGTGTACATGGATAAGGCGCATGGGCTTGTCAGCGGCGCGGCGCATTCGACGGCTGATACGGTGCGGCCTGCGTTGCAAATTATAAAAACGAAACAAGGCGTCCGCAAAACGTCAGGAGTATTCATTATGGTGCGCGGTGATGAAAAGTACGTGTTTGCCGATTGCGCGATCAACATTGCCCCGGACAGCCAAGATTTGGCGGAAATCGCTGTCGAAAGCGCCAACACGGCAAAAATGTTCGACATTGAGCCGCGCGTGGCGATGTTGAGCTTTTCGACAAAAGGATCAGCGAAATCGCCAGAAACGGAAAAAGTCGTCGAAGCGGTGCGGCTTGCGAAAGAAATGGCGCCTGACTTAGTGCTGGACGGTGAGTTTCAGTTCGACGCGGCGTTTGTTCCGTCTGTCGCGAAAAAGAAAGCGCCAGATTCCGTCATTCAAGGAGACGCGAACGTATTTATTTTCCCAAGCCTTGAAGCGGGAAATATCGGCTATAAAATCGCCCAGCGTCTCGGCAACTTTGAAGCGGTCGGCCCGATTTTGCAAGGACTCAATAAGCCTGTGAACGACCTGTCACGCGGTTGCAATGCGGAAGATGTGTACAAGCTGACGCTTATAACTGCGGCGCAATCGCTATAA
- a CDS encoding lipoate--protein ligase family protein has protein sequence MVHELLQQAKWRIIDQSHFGPMFDAKQSFAIDDTLCTSVGKGLSDPVVRTWVHYNTVVLGIQDTKLPHLRDAVSFLKAQKYNVIVRNSGGLAVVLDDGVLNLSLIFPETTKAIDINQGYEAMWQLVQAMFSDYNKAIEAREVTGSYCPGSYDLSIAGKKFAGISQRRVRGGVAVQIYLCINGSGSARAELLRRFYKIGLKGEKTKFTYPTIVPSTMASLSELLHEELTISSVLLLLFRTLQSFGGKLYSSALNEEELLLYEYYWERIVNRNEKSLIAQ, from the coding sequence ATGGTTCACGAATTGTTGCAACAGGCGAAATGGCGCATTATTGACCAGTCGCATTTCGGTCCGATGTTTGATGCAAAACAGTCGTTTGCGATCGATGACACCCTTTGTACATCGGTAGGAAAAGGGTTGTCCGATCCGGTTGTTCGCACATGGGTTCATTACAATACCGTCGTGCTGGGAATTCAAGATACGAAGCTCCCTCATTTGCGCGATGCCGTGTCATTTTTAAAAGCGCAAAAATACAACGTCATCGTCCGCAATTCAGGGGGGCTTGCCGTCGTACTGGACGATGGGGTGCTTAATCTGTCGCTCATTTTTCCAGAAACGACAAAAGCGATTGATATTAACCAAGGATATGAAGCGATGTGGCAGCTGGTACAGGCGATGTTTTCGGATTACAATAAGGCAATTGAAGCAAGAGAAGTCACCGGTTCTTACTGTCCGGGGAGCTACGATTTAAGCATTGCCGGGAAAAAATTCGCTGGCATCTCGCAGCGGCGCGTGCGCGGCGGCGTTGCGGTGCAAATTTATTTATGTATAAACGGCAGCGGCTCGGCGCGCGCGGAGTTGCTCCGCCGCTTTTACAAGATTGGCTTAAAAGGGGAGAAGACGAAATTTACATACCCGACGATTGTTCCGAGCACGATGGCGTCGCTTTCCGAATTGCTTCATGAAGAGTTGACGATATCGTCCGTCTTACTTTTATTATTTCGCACACTGCAATCGTTTGGCGGCAAGCTTTATTCGTCCGCTTTAAACGAGGAGGAGCTATTATTATACGAATATTATTGGGAGCGGATCGTCAACCGGAATGAGAAGTCGCTGATAGCGCAATAA